In Mustela nigripes isolate SB6536 chromosome 10, MUSNIG.SB6536, whole genome shotgun sequence, one DNA window encodes the following:
- the KIAA1614 gene encoding uncharacterized protein KIAA1614 homolog isoform X5 — translation MEAAPEAAAARPAGGGPQGTQIGSRTASSMEMTSAVERSGREPQLHNGHLPRPWSCSLEDRTPSLMAPQHGRAWGMQLQGPSVLESKVRALKEKMSTGKQGVSPCLTSHERPSKKPKFRRVKGGAPEILSEQPSLPDAEEVLPTQNPPDGQLDSGINKEEPAQNGGPRPPRPPSNGLECWNGRSPWPPEAVQALPDNEGSLPPGSGSLQENFVHGVTLGRPGGPGPCDKVAHVPNLRKGRSYALQDGLGSGRDLDSLSLTCEEDFASRPALLGGLWRAAELGALGTGGSALSLSDQVEMNRLLLQEMLNVGGQVPPRVGIPAWTPSWDRRPPERPAGDVDWDSGVSLQDSDQSRTFGPKPESVLSPRHEEAKHLLQRARMKARTRPLRASHEMVPAVAQGGRDGRRSPAPDARMPFACRDTPQNGNTSDSSSGESSSGQWPKRGASPSRVRFEDESARDAESRYLERLRQRPARGGAGHSAAQGPLRSKPELAHYVRGGFARTDAGEGALCRLVGRLEQRGFPVPPARGSDRKCQACGSCLDDRRPGADPRALREREGAGGGPGVRAEPLSARGPSPPFRPLPAEPGGHTEWIRETHIGDVVCPGEADSALDSTDTSDSCRTDSEEAGTSQPSRARGPARSNSPRPRSSRPRGGPRWFRKVGSELPGSPQAPHYLPVVEHMEGVAEVTEGRGHLPEGTRFPREDACAKPPTLESKKASLGSQQLPGPGLGNHWVHAVDSRALSRTAYLLTPSTKLGSSVPGRQALDGGSHESLQTVSASSLQQSPAEPSALHQAQKPTSFSTEGWVPTPPSSRKTTSPVSRRKAALARPRRQREPVDPPLPPPRSGVPRTCELSPAQTQPCSPPVRHPLLALSTNNCNNSTPLRLQESPGGAGLEGKVEEGPCSQELPPENSSSHGVAVPPTSESCLLSEPPFSAEWQGRPVQPLHGRGVRGPQCSWPSSQGLTPACPQCGGREHPQPDAHGGPRGRGVPRWHNPAAATTLPRGLFWLLRGLRGWAPRHRVLRAGDG, via the exons ATGGAGGCGGCGcccgaggcggcggcggcccggCCCGCGGGCGGCGGCCCCCA AGGGACCCAAATAGGGAGCAGAACAGCCAGCTCCATGGAGATGACCTCAGCTGTGGAGAGAAGTGGCCGTGAGCCACAGCTGCATAATGGACACCTTCCAAGACCCTGGTCCTGCTCTCTGGAAGACCGAACCCCCAGCCTGATGGCCCCCCAGCATGGCAGGGCATGGGGCATGCAGCTCCAAGGCCCCTCTGTGCTGGAGTCCAAAGTGAGGGCCTTGAAGGAAAAAATGTCCACAGGCAAACAGGGGGTGAGCCCCTGCCTCACTTCTCATGAGCGGCCGTCCAAGAAACCCAAATTCAGGCGAGTCAAGGGGGGCGCGCCTGAGATTCTGTCAGAGCAGCCTTCCTTGCCCGATGCGGAGGAGGTCCTCCCTACCCAGAATCCACCCGATGGGCAGCTGGACAGCGGCATCAACAAGGAGGAACCTGCCCAGAACGGCGGTCCCAGACCTCCCAGGCCACCCTCTAATGGGCTGGAGTGCTGGAACGGGAGGAGCCCGTGGCCTCCAGAAGCAGTACAGGCCTTGCCGGACAATGAGGGGAGTCTGCCGCCAGGGTCTGGCTCTTTGCAAGAGAACTTTGTTCACGGAGTCACCCTGGGCCGGCCTGGGGGCCCTGGGCCTTGTGACAAGGTCGCCCACGTGCCCAACCTGAGGAAAGGAAGGTCCTACGCCCTTCAGGATGGTCTAGGTTCAGGCAGAGACCTGGACAGCTTGTCTCTGACCTGCGAGGAGGACTTTGCGTCCAGGCCAGCCCTACTGGGGGGGCTCTGGCGAGCTGCAGAGCTGGGGGCTCTGGGCACCGGGGGCAGTGCCTTATCCCTGTCTGACCAGGTGGAGATGAACCGCCTTCTGCTGCAAGAGATGTTAAATGTTGGGGGTCAAGTCCCGCCCAGGGTGGGAATCCCAGcctggactccatcctgggacagACGCCCACCAG AGCGGCCAGCAGGGGACGTGGACTGGGACTCAGGTGTCTCCCTCCAGGACTCAGATCAGAGCAG GACCTTTGGTCCCAAGCCGGAGTCTGTGCTGAGCCCCAGGCATGAGGAAGCCAAGCATCTGCTGCAGCGAGCCCGCATGAAGGCCCGGACGCGGCCCCTCCGTGCCAGCCATGAGATGGTGCCCGCCGTTGCCCAGGGTGGCCG AGACGGCCGGAGAAGCCCAGCCCCGGACGCGAGGATGCCCTTTGCCTGCAGAGACACGCCGCAGAACGGGAACACGAGCGACTCCTCCAGCGGGGAGTCCAGCAGCGGGCAGTGGCCGAAGCGGGGCGCCTCCCCGTCCCGCGTGCGCTTCGAGGACGAGTCAGCCCGCGACGCCGAGTCCCGCTACCTGGAGCGGCTGCGGCAGCGCCCAGCGCGGGGTGGCGCGGGGCACTCGGCGGCGCAGGGCCCGCTGCGCTCCAAGCCCGAGCTCGCCCACTACGTCCGCGGGGGCTTCGCGCGCACCGACGCCGGCGAGGGCGCGCTCTGCCGGCTCGTGGGGCGGCTGGAGCAGAGGGGCTTCCCTGTGCCGCCCGCGCGGGGCAGCGACAGGAAGTGCCAGGCCTGCGGCAGCTGCCTCGACGACAGGCGCCCCGGCGCGGACCCCAGGGCCCTCCGGGAGCGCGAGGGGGCGGGTGGCGGGCCGGGGGTGCGGGCGGAGCCCCTCAGCGCTCGGGGCCCGAGCCCCCCCTTCAGGCCCCTCCCTGCCGAACCGGGGGGCCACACCGAGTGGATCCGGGAAACGCACATCGGAGACGTGGTGTGTCCCGGGGAGGCGGACTCGGCGCTGGACAGCACGGACACCTCCGACAGCTGCAGGACCGACAGCGAGGAGGCTGGGACCTCGCAGCCCAGCAGGGCTCGGGGCCCGGCCCGCAGCAACAGCCCCCGTCCGCGGAGCTCCAGGCCCCGAGGAGGCCCCAGGTGGTTCCGGAAGGTCGGATCGGAGCTGCCAGGGAGCCCTCAGGCCCCTCACTACCTGCCGGTGGTTGAGCACATGGAGGGCGTCGCGGAGGTGACAGAAGGCAGAGGACACCTGCCCGAGGGGACTCGGTTTCCCAGAGAAGATGCTTGCGCCAAGCCGCCTACCCTGGAATCCAAAAAAGCTTCTCTGGGCTCCCAGCAGCTGCCTGGACCAGGGCTGGGAAACCACTGGGTCCACGCTGTGGATTCCCGGGCTCTGAGCAGGACAGCCTATCTCCTGACCCCTTCCACGAAGCTGGGGTCCTCGGTGCCAGGCAGACAAGCCCTGGATGGAGGAAGCCATGAGTCTCTCCAGACCgtctctgcttcctccctgcaACAGAGTCCCGCAGAGCCCTCTGCCCTGCACCAGGCCCAGAAGCCAACTTCCTTCTCCACCGAAGGCTGGGTACCAACCCCTCCATCTTCAAGGAAAACCACTTCACCTGTGTCTCGCAGGAAGGCAGCCCTGGCTAGGCcccgcaggcagagagagcctgTGGACCCGCCTCTGCCTCCTCCGAGAAGTGGAGTTCCCAGGACCTGTGAGCTCTCCCCTGCCCAGACCCAGCCCTGCAGCCCTCCAGTCAGGCATCCTCTGCTGGCCCTGTCCACCAACAACTGCAACAACAGCACGCCTCTGAGGCTGCAGGAGTCCCCTGGAGGGGCTGGCCTCGAGGGCAAGGTAGAGGAGGGCCCCTGCAGCCAGGAGCTGCCCCCAGAGAACAGCAGCAGCCACG GTGTCGCCGTCCCACCAACATCGGAAAGCTGCCTCCTTTCAGAACCTCCATTCTCTGCTGAGTGGCAAGGGAGACCGGTCCAGCCTCTACATGGTAGGGGAGTCAGGGGACCACAGTGCAGCTGGCCG AGTAGCCAAGGCCTCACCCCGGCGTGCCCTCAGTGTGGAGGACGTGAGCACCCCCAGCCAGACGCGCATGGTGGGCCGCGTGGTAGAGGTGTTCCCAGATGGCACAACCCAGCTGCAGCTACAACGCTCCCCAGAGG
- the KIAA1614 gene encoding uncharacterized protein KIAA1614 homolog isoform X1 translates to MEAAPEAAAARPAGGGPQGTQIGSRTASSMEMTSAVERSGREPQLHNGHLPRPWSCSLEDRTPSLMAPQHGRAWGMQLQGPSVLESKVRALKEKMSTGKQGVSPCLTSHERPSKKPKFRRVKGGAPEILSEQPSLPDAEEVLPTQNPPDGQLDSGINKEEPAQNGGPRPPRPPSNGLECWNGRSPWPPEAVQALPDNEGSLPPGSGSLQENFVHGVTLGRPGGPGPCDKVAHVPNLRKGRSYALQDGLGSGRDLDSLSLTCEEDFASRPALLGGLWRAAELGALGTGGSALSLSDQVEMNRLLLQEMLNVGGQVPPRVGIPAWTPSWDRRPPERPAGDVDWDSGVSLQDSDQSRTFGPKPESVLSPRHEEAKHLLQRARMKARTRPLRASHEMVPAVAQGGRDGRRSPAPDARMPFACRDTPQNGNTSDSSSGESSSGQWPKRGASPSRVRFEDESARDAESRYLERLRQRPARGGAGHSAAQGPLRSKPELAHYVRGGFARTDAGEGALCRLVGRLEQRGFPVPPARGSDRKCQACGSCLDDRRPGADPRALREREGAGGGPGVRAEPLSARGPSPPFRPLPAEPGGHTEWIRETHIGDVVCPGEADSALDSTDTSDSCRTDSEEAGTSQPSRARGPARSNSPRPRSSRPRGGPRWFRKVGSELPGSPQAPHYLPVVEHMEGVAEVTEGRGHLPEGTRFPREDACAKPPTLESKKASLGSQQLPGPGLGNHWVHAVDSRALSRTAYLLTPSTKLGSSVPGRQALDGGSHESLQTVSASSLQQSPAEPSALHQAQKPTSFSTEGWVPTPPSSRKTTSPVSRRKAALARPRRQREPVDPPLPPPRSGVPRTCELSPAQTQPCSPPVRHPLLALSTNNCNNSTPLRLQESPGGAGLEGKVEEGPCSQELPPENSSSHGGVQGFPDPAAAGTVSSVSITLSLASEEPESSQEPEGGLQRPEMSPGGQVPSRASPGVSARPGPRSAAPSDRSKKSSTSLASTLGLKKLFQVLGHGARPKLGKARSHSVEQLQPPAPGPAPHTSTPRVKKAPSLQSLHLVSPSHQHRKAASFQNLHSLLSGKGDRSSLYMVGESGDHSAAGRVAKASPRRALSVEDVSTPSQTRMVGRVVEVFPDGTTQLQLQRSPEGSFGFCVASGDGRRDTGFYVQEMADASMAKLYSGLLGVGDEILEVNGAKVAGLGLAHIKELLAHAESLSVRVLRQRPFPR, encoded by the exons ATGGAGGCGGCGcccgaggcggcggcggcccggCCCGCGGGCGGCGGCCCCCA AGGGACCCAAATAGGGAGCAGAACAGCCAGCTCCATGGAGATGACCTCAGCTGTGGAGAGAAGTGGCCGTGAGCCACAGCTGCATAATGGACACCTTCCAAGACCCTGGTCCTGCTCTCTGGAAGACCGAACCCCCAGCCTGATGGCCCCCCAGCATGGCAGGGCATGGGGCATGCAGCTCCAAGGCCCCTCTGTGCTGGAGTCCAAAGTGAGGGCCTTGAAGGAAAAAATGTCCACAGGCAAACAGGGGGTGAGCCCCTGCCTCACTTCTCATGAGCGGCCGTCCAAGAAACCCAAATTCAGGCGAGTCAAGGGGGGCGCGCCTGAGATTCTGTCAGAGCAGCCTTCCTTGCCCGATGCGGAGGAGGTCCTCCCTACCCAGAATCCACCCGATGGGCAGCTGGACAGCGGCATCAACAAGGAGGAACCTGCCCAGAACGGCGGTCCCAGACCTCCCAGGCCACCCTCTAATGGGCTGGAGTGCTGGAACGGGAGGAGCCCGTGGCCTCCAGAAGCAGTACAGGCCTTGCCGGACAATGAGGGGAGTCTGCCGCCAGGGTCTGGCTCTTTGCAAGAGAACTTTGTTCACGGAGTCACCCTGGGCCGGCCTGGGGGCCCTGGGCCTTGTGACAAGGTCGCCCACGTGCCCAACCTGAGGAAAGGAAGGTCCTACGCCCTTCAGGATGGTCTAGGTTCAGGCAGAGACCTGGACAGCTTGTCTCTGACCTGCGAGGAGGACTTTGCGTCCAGGCCAGCCCTACTGGGGGGGCTCTGGCGAGCTGCAGAGCTGGGGGCTCTGGGCACCGGGGGCAGTGCCTTATCCCTGTCTGACCAGGTGGAGATGAACCGCCTTCTGCTGCAAGAGATGTTAAATGTTGGGGGTCAAGTCCCGCCCAGGGTGGGAATCCCAGcctggactccatcctgggacagACGCCCACCAG AGCGGCCAGCAGGGGACGTGGACTGGGACTCAGGTGTCTCCCTCCAGGACTCAGATCAGAGCAG GACCTTTGGTCCCAAGCCGGAGTCTGTGCTGAGCCCCAGGCATGAGGAAGCCAAGCATCTGCTGCAGCGAGCCCGCATGAAGGCCCGGACGCGGCCCCTCCGTGCCAGCCATGAGATGGTGCCCGCCGTTGCCCAGGGTGGCCG AGACGGCCGGAGAAGCCCAGCCCCGGACGCGAGGATGCCCTTTGCCTGCAGAGACACGCCGCAGAACGGGAACACGAGCGACTCCTCCAGCGGGGAGTCCAGCAGCGGGCAGTGGCCGAAGCGGGGCGCCTCCCCGTCCCGCGTGCGCTTCGAGGACGAGTCAGCCCGCGACGCCGAGTCCCGCTACCTGGAGCGGCTGCGGCAGCGCCCAGCGCGGGGTGGCGCGGGGCACTCGGCGGCGCAGGGCCCGCTGCGCTCCAAGCCCGAGCTCGCCCACTACGTCCGCGGGGGCTTCGCGCGCACCGACGCCGGCGAGGGCGCGCTCTGCCGGCTCGTGGGGCGGCTGGAGCAGAGGGGCTTCCCTGTGCCGCCCGCGCGGGGCAGCGACAGGAAGTGCCAGGCCTGCGGCAGCTGCCTCGACGACAGGCGCCCCGGCGCGGACCCCAGGGCCCTCCGGGAGCGCGAGGGGGCGGGTGGCGGGCCGGGGGTGCGGGCGGAGCCCCTCAGCGCTCGGGGCCCGAGCCCCCCCTTCAGGCCCCTCCCTGCCGAACCGGGGGGCCACACCGAGTGGATCCGGGAAACGCACATCGGAGACGTGGTGTGTCCCGGGGAGGCGGACTCGGCGCTGGACAGCACGGACACCTCCGACAGCTGCAGGACCGACAGCGAGGAGGCTGGGACCTCGCAGCCCAGCAGGGCTCGGGGCCCGGCCCGCAGCAACAGCCCCCGTCCGCGGAGCTCCAGGCCCCGAGGAGGCCCCAGGTGGTTCCGGAAGGTCGGATCGGAGCTGCCAGGGAGCCCTCAGGCCCCTCACTACCTGCCGGTGGTTGAGCACATGGAGGGCGTCGCGGAGGTGACAGAAGGCAGAGGACACCTGCCCGAGGGGACTCGGTTTCCCAGAGAAGATGCTTGCGCCAAGCCGCCTACCCTGGAATCCAAAAAAGCTTCTCTGGGCTCCCAGCAGCTGCCTGGACCAGGGCTGGGAAACCACTGGGTCCACGCTGTGGATTCCCGGGCTCTGAGCAGGACAGCCTATCTCCTGACCCCTTCCACGAAGCTGGGGTCCTCGGTGCCAGGCAGACAAGCCCTGGATGGAGGAAGCCATGAGTCTCTCCAGACCgtctctgcttcctccctgcaACAGAGTCCCGCAGAGCCCTCTGCCCTGCACCAGGCCCAGAAGCCAACTTCCTTCTCCACCGAAGGCTGGGTACCAACCCCTCCATCTTCAAGGAAAACCACTTCACCTGTGTCTCGCAGGAAGGCAGCCCTGGCTAGGCcccgcaggcagagagagcctgTGGACCCGCCTCTGCCTCCTCCGAGAAGTGGAGTTCCCAGGACCTGTGAGCTCTCCCCTGCCCAGACCCAGCCCTGCAGCCCTCCAGTCAGGCATCCTCTGCTGGCCCTGTCCACCAACAACTGCAACAACAGCACGCCTCTGAGGCTGCAGGAGTCCCCTGGAGGGGCTGGCCTCGAGGGCAAGGTAGAGGAGGGCCCCTGCAGCCAGGAGCTGCCCCCAGAGAACAGCAGCAGCCACG GAGGAGTGCAGGGCTTTCCCGACCCCGCAGCTGCTGGCACGGTCAGCTCCGTGAGCATCACCCTCTCCCTGGCCTCGGAGGAGCCAGAGTCCAGCCAGGAGCCAGAGGGAGGTCTGCAGAGGCCAGAGATGAGTCCTGGAGGGCAGGTGCCATCCCG AGCATCCCCGGGGGTGAGCGCGCGACCTGGGCCGCGCTCTGCCGCCCCTTCTGACAGGAGCAAGAAAAGCAGCACCAGCCTGGCCTCCACCCTGGGGCTGAAAAAGCTCTTCCAGGTCCTCGGCCACGGCGCCAGGCCCAAGCTGGGCAAGGCCCGCAGCCATAGTGTGGAGCAGCTTCAGCCCCCTGCGCCGGGCCCGGCGCCCCACACCAGCACCCCCAGAGTGAAGAAGGCCCCGTCCTTACAGTCCCTGCATCTG GTGTCGCCGTCCCACCAACATCGGAAAGCTGCCTCCTTTCAGAACCTCCATTCTCTGCTGAGTGGCAAGGGAGACCGGTCCAGCCTCTACATGGTAGGGGAGTCAGGGGACCACAGTGCAGCTGGCCG AGTAGCCAAGGCCTCACCCCGGCGTGCCCTCAGTGTGGAGGACGTGAGCACCCCCAGCCAGACGCGCATGGTGGGCCGCGTGGTAGAGGTGTTCCCAGATGGCACAACCCAGCTGCAGCTACAACGCTCCCCAGAGG
- the KIAA1614 gene encoding uncharacterized protein KIAA1614 homolog isoform X2: MEAAPEAAAARPAGGGPQGTQIGSRTASSMEMTSAVERSGREPQLHNGHLPRPWSCSLEDRTPSLMAPQHGRAWGMQLQGPSVLESKVRALKEKMSTGKQGVSPCLTSHERPSKKPKFRRVKGGAPEILSEQPSLPDAEEVLPTQNPPDGQLDSGINKEEPAQNGGPRPPRPPSNGLECWNGRSPWPPEAVQALPDNEGSLPPGSGSLQENFVHGVTLGRPGGPGPCDKVAHVPNLRKGRSYALQDGLGSGRDLDSLSLTCEEDFASRPALLGGLWRAAELGALGTGGSALSLSDQVEMNRLLLQEMLNVGGQVPPRVGIPAWTPSWDRRPPERPAGDVDWDSGVSLQDSDQSRTFGPKPESVLSPRHEEAKHLLQRARMKARTRPLRASHEMVPAVAQGGRDGRRSPAPDARMPFACRDTPQNGNTSDSSSGESSSGQWPKRGASPSRVRFEDESARDAESRYLERLRQRPARGGAGHSAAQGPLRSKPELAHYVRGGFARTDAGEGALCRLVGRLEQRGFPVPPARGSDRKCQACGSCLDDRRPGADPRALREREGAGGGPGVRAEPLSARGPSPPFRPLPAEPGGHTEWIRETHIGDVVCPGEADSALDSTDTSDSCRTDSEEAGTSQPSRARGPARSNSPRPRSSRPRGGPRWFRKVGSELPGSPQAPHYLPVVEHMEGVAEVTEGRGHLPEGTRFPREDACAKPPTLESKKASLGSQQLPGPGLGNHWVHAVDSRALSRTAYLLTPSTKLGSSVPGRQALDGGSHESLQTVSASSLQQSPAEPSALHQAQKPTSFSTEGWVPTPPSSRKTTSPVSRRKAALARPRRQREPVDPPLPPPRSGVPRTCELSPAQTQPCSPPVRHPLLALSTNNCNNSTPLRLQESPGGAGLEGKVEEGPCSQELPPENSSSHGGVQGFPDPAAAGTVSSVSITLSLASEEPESSQEPEGGLQRPEMSPGGQVPSRASPGVSARPGPRSAAPSDRSKKSSTSLASTLGLKKLFQVLGHGARPKLGKARSHSVEQLQPPAPGPAPHTSTPRVKKAPSLQSLHLVSPSHQHRKAASFQNLHSLLSGKGDRSSLYMVGESGDHSAAGRVAKASPRRALSVEDVSTPSQTRMVGRVVEVFPDGTTQLQLQRSPEGSFGFCVASGDGRRDTGGALLLLLLLAFGHLSETPRHAGRDWCWCLQATDCPLTARGRFCWASGGP; encoded by the exons ATGGAGGCGGCGcccgaggcggcggcggcccggCCCGCGGGCGGCGGCCCCCA AGGGACCCAAATAGGGAGCAGAACAGCCAGCTCCATGGAGATGACCTCAGCTGTGGAGAGAAGTGGCCGTGAGCCACAGCTGCATAATGGACACCTTCCAAGACCCTGGTCCTGCTCTCTGGAAGACCGAACCCCCAGCCTGATGGCCCCCCAGCATGGCAGGGCATGGGGCATGCAGCTCCAAGGCCCCTCTGTGCTGGAGTCCAAAGTGAGGGCCTTGAAGGAAAAAATGTCCACAGGCAAACAGGGGGTGAGCCCCTGCCTCACTTCTCATGAGCGGCCGTCCAAGAAACCCAAATTCAGGCGAGTCAAGGGGGGCGCGCCTGAGATTCTGTCAGAGCAGCCTTCCTTGCCCGATGCGGAGGAGGTCCTCCCTACCCAGAATCCACCCGATGGGCAGCTGGACAGCGGCATCAACAAGGAGGAACCTGCCCAGAACGGCGGTCCCAGACCTCCCAGGCCACCCTCTAATGGGCTGGAGTGCTGGAACGGGAGGAGCCCGTGGCCTCCAGAAGCAGTACAGGCCTTGCCGGACAATGAGGGGAGTCTGCCGCCAGGGTCTGGCTCTTTGCAAGAGAACTTTGTTCACGGAGTCACCCTGGGCCGGCCTGGGGGCCCTGGGCCTTGTGACAAGGTCGCCCACGTGCCCAACCTGAGGAAAGGAAGGTCCTACGCCCTTCAGGATGGTCTAGGTTCAGGCAGAGACCTGGACAGCTTGTCTCTGACCTGCGAGGAGGACTTTGCGTCCAGGCCAGCCCTACTGGGGGGGCTCTGGCGAGCTGCAGAGCTGGGGGCTCTGGGCACCGGGGGCAGTGCCTTATCCCTGTCTGACCAGGTGGAGATGAACCGCCTTCTGCTGCAAGAGATGTTAAATGTTGGGGGTCAAGTCCCGCCCAGGGTGGGAATCCCAGcctggactccatcctgggacagACGCCCACCAG AGCGGCCAGCAGGGGACGTGGACTGGGACTCAGGTGTCTCCCTCCAGGACTCAGATCAGAGCAG GACCTTTGGTCCCAAGCCGGAGTCTGTGCTGAGCCCCAGGCATGAGGAAGCCAAGCATCTGCTGCAGCGAGCCCGCATGAAGGCCCGGACGCGGCCCCTCCGTGCCAGCCATGAGATGGTGCCCGCCGTTGCCCAGGGTGGCCG AGACGGCCGGAGAAGCCCAGCCCCGGACGCGAGGATGCCCTTTGCCTGCAGAGACACGCCGCAGAACGGGAACACGAGCGACTCCTCCAGCGGGGAGTCCAGCAGCGGGCAGTGGCCGAAGCGGGGCGCCTCCCCGTCCCGCGTGCGCTTCGAGGACGAGTCAGCCCGCGACGCCGAGTCCCGCTACCTGGAGCGGCTGCGGCAGCGCCCAGCGCGGGGTGGCGCGGGGCACTCGGCGGCGCAGGGCCCGCTGCGCTCCAAGCCCGAGCTCGCCCACTACGTCCGCGGGGGCTTCGCGCGCACCGACGCCGGCGAGGGCGCGCTCTGCCGGCTCGTGGGGCGGCTGGAGCAGAGGGGCTTCCCTGTGCCGCCCGCGCGGGGCAGCGACAGGAAGTGCCAGGCCTGCGGCAGCTGCCTCGACGACAGGCGCCCCGGCGCGGACCCCAGGGCCCTCCGGGAGCGCGAGGGGGCGGGTGGCGGGCCGGGGGTGCGGGCGGAGCCCCTCAGCGCTCGGGGCCCGAGCCCCCCCTTCAGGCCCCTCCCTGCCGAACCGGGGGGCCACACCGAGTGGATCCGGGAAACGCACATCGGAGACGTGGTGTGTCCCGGGGAGGCGGACTCGGCGCTGGACAGCACGGACACCTCCGACAGCTGCAGGACCGACAGCGAGGAGGCTGGGACCTCGCAGCCCAGCAGGGCTCGGGGCCCGGCCCGCAGCAACAGCCCCCGTCCGCGGAGCTCCAGGCCCCGAGGAGGCCCCAGGTGGTTCCGGAAGGTCGGATCGGAGCTGCCAGGGAGCCCTCAGGCCCCTCACTACCTGCCGGTGGTTGAGCACATGGAGGGCGTCGCGGAGGTGACAGAAGGCAGAGGACACCTGCCCGAGGGGACTCGGTTTCCCAGAGAAGATGCTTGCGCCAAGCCGCCTACCCTGGAATCCAAAAAAGCTTCTCTGGGCTCCCAGCAGCTGCCTGGACCAGGGCTGGGAAACCACTGGGTCCACGCTGTGGATTCCCGGGCTCTGAGCAGGACAGCCTATCTCCTGACCCCTTCCACGAAGCTGGGGTCCTCGGTGCCAGGCAGACAAGCCCTGGATGGAGGAAGCCATGAGTCTCTCCAGACCgtctctgcttcctccctgcaACAGAGTCCCGCAGAGCCCTCTGCCCTGCACCAGGCCCAGAAGCCAACTTCCTTCTCCACCGAAGGCTGGGTACCAACCCCTCCATCTTCAAGGAAAACCACTTCACCTGTGTCTCGCAGGAAGGCAGCCCTGGCTAGGCcccgcaggcagagagagcctgTGGACCCGCCTCTGCCTCCTCCGAGAAGTGGAGTTCCCAGGACCTGTGAGCTCTCCCCTGCCCAGACCCAGCCCTGCAGCCCTCCAGTCAGGCATCCTCTGCTGGCCCTGTCCACCAACAACTGCAACAACAGCACGCCTCTGAGGCTGCAGGAGTCCCCTGGAGGGGCTGGCCTCGAGGGCAAGGTAGAGGAGGGCCCCTGCAGCCAGGAGCTGCCCCCAGAGAACAGCAGCAGCCACG GAGGAGTGCAGGGCTTTCCCGACCCCGCAGCTGCTGGCACGGTCAGCTCCGTGAGCATCACCCTCTCCCTGGCCTCGGAGGAGCCAGAGTCCAGCCAGGAGCCAGAGGGAGGTCTGCAGAGGCCAGAGATGAGTCCTGGAGGGCAGGTGCCATCCCG AGCATCCCCGGGGGTGAGCGCGCGACCTGGGCCGCGCTCTGCCGCCCCTTCTGACAGGAGCAAGAAAAGCAGCACCAGCCTGGCCTCCACCCTGGGGCTGAAAAAGCTCTTCCAGGTCCTCGGCCACGGCGCCAGGCCCAAGCTGGGCAAGGCCCGCAGCCATAGTGTGGAGCAGCTTCAGCCCCCTGCGCCGGGCCCGGCGCCCCACACCAGCACCCCCAGAGTGAAGAAGGCCCCGTCCTTACAGTCCCTGCATCTG GTGTCGCCGTCCCACCAACATCGGAAAGCTGCCTCCTTTCAGAACCTCCATTCTCTGCTGAGTGGCAAGGGAGACCGGTCCAGCCTCTACATGGTAGGGGAGTCAGGGGACCACAGTGCAGCTGGCCG AGTAGCCAAGGCCTCACCCCGGCGTGCCCTCAGTGTGGAGGACGTGAGCACCCCCAGCCAGACGCGCATGGTGGGCCGCGTGGTAGAGGTGTTCCCAGATGGCACAACCCAGCTGCAGCTACAACGCTCCCCAGAGG